One Streptomyces sp. NBC_01217 genomic region harbors:
- a CDS encoding TetR/AcrR family transcriptional regulator, translating to MTTKPAPRRSDATKAAILEAARERFAADGYERATIRAIARDANIDPSMVMRYYGNKEGLFAAASVIDLRMPELGAIPGKHIGAVLVAHFLDRWEGDDVLTGLLRVGVTNDAGAERVRAVFAGQLGPIAAGLCPDPADAPRRAALVASQILGMALARYVLRIEPAVSMSREDVIAWLAPTVQRYLTAERP from the coding sequence ATGACGACGAAGCCCGCCCCCCGCCGCTCGGACGCCACCAAGGCCGCGATCCTTGAGGCCGCGCGCGAGCGGTTCGCCGCCGACGGGTACGAGCGCGCGACGATCCGGGCCATCGCCCGTGACGCGAACATCGATCCGTCGATGGTCATGCGCTACTACGGCAACAAGGAGGGGCTGTTCGCCGCCGCGTCCGTGATCGACCTGCGGATGCCGGAGCTGGGGGCGATACCGGGCAAGCACATCGGTGCCGTGCTCGTCGCGCACTTCCTGGACCGCTGGGAGGGTGACGACGTGCTCACGGGCCTGCTCAGGGTCGGTGTCACCAACGACGCGGGCGCCGAGCGGGTGCGGGCGGTCTTCGCCGGGCAGCTCGGTCCCATAGCGGCCGGGCTCTGCCCCGACCCGGCCGACGCCCCGCGCCGCGCGGCGCTCGTCGCCTCGCAGATCCTGGGGATGGCGCTCGCGCGCTACGTCCTGCGGATCGAGCCCGCCGTCTCGATGTCGCGTGAAGACGTGATCGCCTGGCTCGCGCCCACCGTCCAGCGCTATCTGACCGCCGAGCGGCCGTAG
- a CDS encoding Mut7-C RNAse domain-containing protein — protein sequence MNGPEIHLEVDPELRLFVAHDRRRGRSSVTTDGSSTLGHVVESLGIPLTEAGQLLVDGRPVPVSHIPGAGELVEVRAVERPQRVPGAPLRFLLDVHLGTLARRLRLLGVDAAYESEDIGDAALAARSAHERRVLLSRDRGLLHRREIWAGAYVYSDRPDDQLRDVLERFTPHLAPWTRCTACNGPLKAADKDSVSDQLEHGTRRSYDVFAQCTQCDRVYWRGAHHSHLDAIVAKALHGFAPTPPEPSSPSGAGD from the coding sequence GTGAACGGACCGGAGATCCACCTCGAAGTCGACCCCGAGCTGCGGCTCTTCGTCGCCCATGATCGCCGCCGGGGGCGCTCGTCCGTGACCACCGACGGCTCCTCCACCCTCGGCCATGTCGTGGAGTCGCTCGGCATCCCGCTCACCGAGGCCGGACAGCTCCTGGTCGACGGCCGCCCCGTGCCCGTCTCACACATCCCGGGGGCGGGCGAACTGGTCGAGGTACGCGCCGTGGAACGCCCCCAGCGCGTCCCCGGCGCACCCCTGCGGTTCCTGCTCGACGTCCACCTCGGCACGCTCGCCCGGCGGCTGCGGCTGCTGGGTGTCGATGCGGCGTACGAGAGCGAGGACATCGGCGACGCCGCGCTGGCCGCCCGGTCGGCGCACGAGCGCCGCGTACTGCTCTCCCGGGACCGCGGGCTGCTGCACCGGCGGGAGATCTGGGCCGGGGCGTATGTCTACAGCGACCGCCCGGACGACCAACTGCGTGACGTGCTGGAGCGGTTCACCCCGCATCTGGCCCCCTGGACCAGGTGCACCGCCTGCAACGGCCCGCTGAAGGCAGCCGACAAGGACTCCGTCAGCGACCAGCTGGAGCACGGCACCCGGCGCTCGTACGACGTCTTCGCGCAGTGCACGCAGTGCGACCGCGTCTACTGGCGCGGCGCCCACCACAGCCACCTGGACGCGATCGTCGCAAAGGCGCTCCACGGCTTCGCGCCCACTCCCCCGGAGCCGTCGAGCCCGTCCGGGGCCGGGGACTGA